The window ATTAATGCTCATTATGCTATTTTGGCTTGAACCTAgtcttctttttctattttacaaccttttttttggggggggacAAAGGATAGTTATGATAAATCTTGAGAAGCAAGCTTATAAAAGACGAGGATTTCACACTCGAGCATGATGGCACCGTCCACAATAGACACATCCATCATAGCACTTTTTCACATGCTCTTCTCTTTTTATATCGTTGACATTTCTAAAGTAATTAATTCACCCCACTTTTTCATGGaagcaataaataaatttattttcaatgacTTTATATTAGTATTGAATCTATATATGCATCCGTCCCTTGAAATCTGCCATTCTAAGAGTGTTTGATTGAGCGTCGCATTTGTGATCGAAAATCACATCCAATTCCTATGTTAAGATCAAAACTATTTTGTATTGTTTCATATTTTCACATCCTGGATTCACATTTTTGGGGTTTTGACGCAAATTCAAAAACCCATTGAATTTGTGATGGCCTTGCTGGGCATGAGATACTGTGGCAGGAAATATGAAAGTACTGTTTGGTTGTCCTCAAACTAAAGAAATTATGCATCGTAGTTATATGCCTTTTGTATTATATCTATAGTCAACTTTCAAGTTCAACCCtgctctgattttttttttaatctaggtATTTAAAAGGTAGATTTTccttaatagattttttttaccaaactaatagacattttttcatatatacaaTTCTGCTCTATTTTAAAGCCTAAGATATATAGTTCACAAACGCCAACTTGTTATTGTTGATTTAATGAACAAACTTTGGGCCCGATATGGAATATTTTAACTCAATTTTGACTCTGTTTGAGAATATGATCTCAcacaataaatgaaaaaataatcagCTTAAATGACAGTTTGTCTTATGAAATCAATTCTTGGAAGTTGTGGCTCTTTTCTATTTGTTTAACTAATGAAGAATCTAAAACTCCTATATAAGAAAACATTAAGAATTGTTATTACGCAACCTCAAATCTCAATTGTCTCACACTTAAATGTTGACAGCTTCACTTTATATTACTTAGTACAGTATCACTTAACTCTAGGCACTTTGTCAACCCAATATGCTTAATTAACAAGAACTTTAACTTGGTTTATAAGTAATCAAATCCAACTTGACCCAGAAAATACTAAACTGACTTAGGCCCAAAATACTCGGTGCCCATTGACTTTATTTGTTGGTATTGGCACCAATCCCACCTTCTTCGGCGGTTttcgttgtttttttttttataattttttaatagcctcaacgttttttttttatcattttataagaacttgtttaaagtaatttttacatgattttttcaaggttatttttccttttctggtaTCAAGGAGAATATCTCTAGGCACAGTGCTGCTGGTAATTCATATGGGGGTAAGCAAACACCAtccatgtttttgttttttcttgctAATATTAATCATTAAGAAAGAtatgttaattttcttttttaccatGTACCATAAGTGGACGTTTAGTTAGATACTAATACCTTTTGAGGTTTCGCTTTCGgctttaatttagttattttctgTATACATGTATATACGTAAAATATAGATTAGATGCAAATTACATACTTTATATAGGGAGATGTATAGATTCCGTGGAATGAATAACTATGATCCATCGTCTTCCAAATTCTCTCCACTTCCTCTAGGTACCCTTCAAAACaatggaaagaaaggaaaagaaaagaaaaagcgaAAATGGCATATATGcttttccttttcactttttttttttctttctcttttggtTGCTAACTTAAATATACCCTTTGGTCCAAACGAAATTGAATTGTGGGGGAGGGTAGGCAACCTTATGGGGTAATACAGCTAGCCCAATCCACAACTTTTGTTAACATTTTTGGTGTTATTgttgaaaatttcaaattattttctcttttgtcgCGTTGTAAAGGATGGATAAGGATGCCAATAAGTTTAGTTTAGTAGCAGATGAAGAAAGAGAGCCCAAACCTTAGTAACTTTGGCCCACAAATATGAGCAATCAGCAATGGGATGGATACCATCAGACTGCGTTACTCATATGTGTCATTATCTCATAAAATTTGTGGAACTCTTTCTTCTTAAACTGTTTTATGGAATTGAGGTGTGTGACTTGTATTGTGGCGTTATTCCAAAATTTACtatgttttatttcttatgGTGATTTTGATATACCTAATGTTTCTACATTCATGAGAAAGTAATATgagaacaagttttttttttttttttatgttaaaaattataagattgaaTTGGTAgttaaaaggagaagaaaagagaaagaatttACCGGTTAAAATCCTCCCACtaacaaattaatcattaatatttcctggtattttttttatgtttgttaaaaagagaataaaaatatttttttcaaacaatatattctcaaaaatataaaatgttaatttattaataggTGGGAATAAAATTTTCCCATCGTTAATAAGATAAGAATATTTTCATATTCTTGACTATAGTGGATGTTTGGTGTCAgagcttttattttgttttattttttgaaattatatttctCAGTGTCAATTTTCTGAAGATCagagaaaaatgagagaaaaacaaCACTCAATTGAaagcttgaaaaaaaaaacaaaaacgtaAAAGCTATTTATACTACATTTGCTATCAATAATCATAACTGACTAATAAatactaacaaaaataaatagaattgtACAGCTGGCATAAAACCCCCCTCAAGTTGGAATGTGTATATTGAACATTCCAAGCTTGGATTGAATATCCCTAAAAGGCCTTGCTGCCAAAGTTGCTTTACACTCTATACATATTACAGCTTACTCATTGTCAACCATTGTGCAATTCACATACGATTTGAACTAAGATCCTGTACTCTGCTTCCGAGGAGgacttagattttttttatcagctaatattaatttgtctgagtgttagttttgttagcaaagaaaattgaactcacgatttttatttttttttgtttccttctcCCTTAAGCATcaaactcatctaatatctccGAAGAGGATTTAGATATAGTAGGTTGTTTCTTGCTTTTCCAAGAAGCCAGTGAaaatccaagaaaaaaaaacccgtGATTGACCTTCTGGTATCCAAACATGTTCCCCAGTCTGAATCACTAAACCTTTTTGAGTTTAGTGTCAGTGCTAGCTGAAAACAAAGACCCTCAGCTGGTGAAATTTTGATGTATCGAATTATCCTTTGTGCTGCAGTAGTTGGACAATCAAGAAATTGACTAACTGCAAACCCAAATGCACACATCAATACACTCTTTTTAagatattctttaatttattaaaaatcacaagatCTTATTTCTTTTGAggtattaattgaaatttattaaaaatcacaagatCTTATTTCCTATTGAacatataattttgtaattttttggtAACCAATAAACATTAATGAGATAAGAGGAGTACGTTAAATTATGTGTTGAAACAATGAACATATGTAAGTTCTTCATGATGGCTTTGTGAATAACATTACTTGATATGAGCAGTATGTTGACGCTAGGAGacttggaaagaaaataaggaatCTTGGTGCTTGTGACTAATGACCATCGTAAAGAGCCAAAGTGAACAAAATCATGCACTTTCCATCTCAAATGTATGGTTTGGGAAGAAAATTAACTTTTTGATGATGTACCTTGCGTGTGTGTGTAGGCCAAACTGCTGAATTTGATGAGCTTAAAAGAAGAGTACCTTGTTGTGTCTCCTTGTGTGCCAAACTGTTGATGACAATAGGTAGTATACAGCTAGGCCTGTTCTGTTTTGCTACGCAATCTGTGTCATGTTGCACGTGTATGGATTCACCGTTCATGAACTAAAGTCCATTTGAAATGGATgagattatatatttattctgTATATGTAGGATATGCttccaaataataatatagtagGAAGTAGGAAGTAGAAGCCAATAACAACCCACGTCCTCCAATTTTggtttttgtatattttgtgCCGCCAATATTTAATGCTATATGACACTTGATGAGTGAAATTACtaattattgatatatttttgaGATGTCGGTAACTCACTTTAAGTTCTGAACTAATCTAGAGGGAATTAGTAAGCTGTAATATGTATAGAGTGTTGATTTAGGAGTGGATGTGTCCCAAGTTGCAAGGTTGTGGAAGATGGATCCACTAGAGCAAATCCGATCCATTGGTGCTTCTGCTGTGGGATTCCTGGAAGAAAAATACTCTTAACTTTTAAGGCTCAGGTGGATGTTTGGtttgcagttgaaaatgttatgATGCCCATTTCAGTATAAATTCAAtggataaaaacaaaatgaacacAAAAACAGTCCTGTGTGACAAAATTACTTTTGTCTCAAACGTAATTTTACAAGTGCAAACCAAACATGCTTTTTAAGTTATGTGAGTATTTAAGAAGGGTAACAACATGGAGGAGATAAATTTATGCTATTTACAAGAATTTTAGTAGTGATGGGCCACACACTACAACAAAAATGTTCAGTACCAAGGGTAGAAAATCTACTGTAATCGAAAAACGCACTGTAAGTCGAAATTTTTGACGGattaaatggtaaattttatcgACAACCTTAAAAGGCCGTTAGTAAATACTTtacccaacaaaaaaaaacaactaaaatttcatatttagtagcggataaatttatatattgtaaCCGGTCTGTATTCTTGATAATCTtgtaataatgaaaatttttgtgctgAGATGGGATTCAATGAGTTAAAGTCATTAACTCAATTGCTTCTTACAATTCGTTTATAATCCTTATAATTCAATATAAATAACCACCCCATAACATGGAGTTATATGTGAAAAGGGTTAGAGGGAGATGTCTAAAATAATGGCAAGAACAGAttttgtaaacatttttttaaatgaagaatgaagactgaAATACAACTTTTCTTCTTATAGGGAGTAAAATGAAAAGCTACATCgacttcaaaaaaagaaaagaaaagaaaagctacATCATCATGCTTAGCAATAttagaattattaatttaacctTCTTATTGTGGTAGCAATGATCTTAGAATTGAAACTGAATTGAGCATAATGACAATAGGCGCCTAATGTTTCAAGTCTAAAACCACCCTTTTGAGATAAAATTATACCTAAAATGCATGCCAGCTTAGGAGGAGCTTATTTGGTGgaccaaaaaaaaacaagagatatgGGTGCACTCTTATTATTCCATTAGCTAGCATAGCATGGCCAAGTTGACCCACAAAGAAACATCAAATGTGACTAATAACCCCATTTTCAACATGGCTAGCCTAGCTCAACCACCTCACACTCTCTCACTCCCTCTAAAGCTGGCACTATTAATAAACATGCACTACATATTGAAAGTGACATAAGTGGAATCCAATGGACACTGCTGGCTAAAGAAATAGCAGTACAGAGCAAATCAAGGGAATTAAATAGCACAAATTATTGAACAAAGAAAGCTAGAAATTAAGAGGTCCCAAAAGCTGCACACATTGCCCTTCTTGTCCAGGAATTTGAGATCTAACATTAACAACAACTATCTAAGCACTAGCAAGCTAGTTAGCAAGGCAATAATGAAGTTCTTGTTCCAGTGCCCCTGCTGCTCTTGCTTTTGCTTCATGAAGCCAAAGCAAGGGAAGGCAAAGGTCAAGGAAGTCAAAGAAACCAAGGTGGAAGAAAAAAAGGTTGAAGAgaagattgaagaaaagaaagattgaCCATGTAACTCCATTTCAAGCTCTCTTTggttattattagtattttttttttttttttgcttttttcttcTCACCGATATTATATAAGcatgcacaacaaatttgtgcTTCTTTGTTCCTATAATTACCACTGCCATGATGCATTCCTACTACTGTTAGTTTGAAAATGTACAATGCCTTTGCAAGTAACTtcttaaaaatggaaaataaattgtCATTTCAGCTCTTGCTTATTCATTTCCTTGTTGTCTATATAGTCTGTATATTCTTTCTATACATTTCGTGCCTCTGAACTCTGCTGCATAACTTGCAGTTTTTGTATACGCTATGTTATCTGTAGAGGGAAGTTTATTTCAATATCTGtggattattttttgtttccgggaaaatatatacaatagTTTTAAGTTTATATTATTGTTCTTTGGTCGTGGCTTTATAAATAATTGTCTATATTTAGGTCTATGATTTTCTTTGGAGATTATGAAATTTCATTGAGTTGGATTTGGGACAAAGAATCACTTTCAAAAGGGCTATGCATCGGTATTGGAAatcttattagatttttttaatatttttggatACTAGCTAATTTgttattactttttaatttaattacatttttattctctatttttttttagtgcaATTGGTTCCCTGTTAATTTACTTTTACAAATTTGGACTAAccgtttattaatttttttgtcaaattgtTATGGGCATGATGATGACCTGACACATAAATATGACTTGTTACGTGATTTTTGTGCATTCTATGTCATTAAGATTTAACATTTTGTGAAGTGTTCTGTctttgataaaaatttaataatatttttttgtctcctTATTGTTGCTATCTCTTTGGACCCTATTTTTAATTGTGTAAATGTTGAgtatttataataactaaaattaatttatgaaaaacgttaatatatttattttattttagaatttatgtttttatatttatattatatcaattttattttttaagagatagTATCAATTTTATATGCCACTAATCTAGCATACCAACACGGAAATGCCATTCATTTCCAATCATAAAATAGggttttttttagaggaattaTAAAATAGGTTAAGATATACTACTTAAAATAActtaagattttaaattaattcacgcattttgttcaaataattaaactaaacccTTGATTTATATTACTTAGAATAACTCAAGATTTTAAAATCTTAACATTGAAATACACCAAACTTCACAGTCTCATATTAAAGATGCTGCGTTGGCATGacaggaaaagaaggattccatcattttaaattttataaaaaaaagtgggtTCCATACCATTTACTaccctaaattattttaactgaaaaatggattttttttcgaATGAATATTGATCGCGTCGTTTGACACATTTTTAGCTGAGaagacaaggaaaaaaaataaaaaagaagtaaaaaataataaagattataCAATAGAATAAAAAGGATAATGAtagaaaagtttaaaaattaagaggtaaaaaattggtaagtaattttatttggttGCCGTTGGTAGCTatattgtgacaccctctaccccatacatatatgtattaataataaaagaaataaaaatttaaatattaataaaaattatttaaaatattttttttaaatacaagtcttTTAAAAGGGTAAAAGActcacattcacctttctaacatcataataaaacttatctaaataaataataaattcactttgACTCAAAATAAGGTCGTCCAAaatttcatacaattaatatagaacttatatcctaatgtcacatcctatcatagtattgtgttcccgtgtcctctagcatgagattCTTCATAGTCATTCACCTATTTATCTGCTCTCACAAACataaggttcgagatcatcacatgatTCAAACACAAATAGTACActggagtgagttatcacattcctaactaatgaaGAGTAACGATAcaacatgtaggtataaatatcataaaaacaaaataaaatttacttaaacataactcacatcatttcaccactttgtcatcCAACATCACATCATCACACAAcacatttcattcattttcaaaacatttacgtaatcaaggatcaaaacacaatgtcatcaagtcaatcaatattgatcaatacacaagcgttatgcaagaTATACACTAAGACtatcttatatgcaatgtggtaccatgtcagtgaaaaaccacgtcgggcgcctaggagtacatgacaagacaaaccacacactagcaagttaggtcactctcactagataagatcatagggagaccagtcaggatcacaatgttttgcgagaatgttccAATCAGatgagatcaacataggcttaaaagagcactcaaatcgggtgacccccaaggcctacactttgaagagtccgtcaggaccTCTCCATCCCgattcaagtccaacccataaaatattttagcacacagactctatctatgaactgtacaaaacacacgactccttaATTGTTCTCAAATAGTTTAtctcgtcacccttaaagggtcttagcattaactcgtcgcccttaaagagacttagcattaactcgtcgcccttaaagggacttataatcgtgtgattgtacaattcatagttcacaactcaatgcacacaacagcTCAATCACATGCAtacacaatttatcacatacacttaatctcaatggtataatctcaattaacACGTTATAAtacctcatgaatcatacacactttacctatgaactatgcaatacacacaactacacaattgttttcaaaatcattttaactcgttgggttcccacagtggattccatcacaatactcgtcgcccttaaagggtcttacaattgtgtgatttcaCAGTTCATAGCTCAGAGCTCAATACACATCTATTTCACCATTAATCACAGATTCAAATTACCACATACTcaaatttgaatcaccatttcataatctcaatataacaatttataaaacccctcaaataatttcgcACAATTataccaaaattaattaatcaaaatcatagatataaaaaaaataaaaacaccaaGATCACTCTATTTTATCATCCAATTTGCATCAGGAAATCAATAATGTATTTACaatgataaaggaaaaattataatttaataaacattcaaaaataaacccaatttaattttctaaggatccctaaacatgttcattctaaccccaattgcgataaactcatcccttatctctaagcgggctcacgtgtcttccgacagCGATAGAGGCATCTCTAGTAAGTTCCTGAGattcttcaattttttcctctgattgctctgatagggttcccaaacgtcagagagaagaagggattgaagccgaCATTTTATAATGTCTTTGTGCGATTCTGTTTTCTCTCTCCGtggttattatttttcaaatcccAATGGTTAAGACGTGCGAAATTGAATCAAGAAccacatattaaaattttacgaCAATCCAACGACTAACTAATccgagatcatagttttactaagATAGTTTTGGGTTTATGCGGGAAAAGAAAAGGCTATGATGCGAAGTGTATTTCTCTCAACTCcgacatgattttgaaattcccaacaTTGAAAAGGCTCGAAATTGAGTTACAAACCTGGTGattaaatttcacgacgatccaacggtgaatgagtctgagatcgtcatttttctaagacaggtttggtggtctgcggaaaaaagagagaattttgagagaaaagagaaaaatgaaaataagggaAAGAAGAGGCATGTTgatctgaaaactgacctaagatATTGCTATTTATATCTAGGGTACTCAtaacttattatttactttatttatttattttatataaaagaactctattttatttcctatcaaatgaataaatcaaatatatatatatatatatatatatatatatatatatatatatatatttaaagcattattttattataattattttttctttatttatttatttttactaaaaaaacgtttttaatttatttaaaaaaatgagatgttacatATATTACTATAAAGGAATTTGTTTGGAATAAAGTCAATAAGATACACTAAACTGTCTCTCTTTGGTTCTGttgttttgttcctttttttttttccggatGATGAATCAGCAACCTTTGTCTTTTTATTTgtcaataattatattgtatgAAGAAGAAGCAAATTAGCGTTTGCCATACTTTGTAGATGTGAACATATATATGATTGCGACGTTGAGAGCATGGATGCGTTCCTCGCTATGGTAAGCCTAAGCTTCCATTCCAAGACGTTAACGTCTCCTAAATTAAATCATGCTTcgatcataatattttttattccacaAATCGATCATAATTTCTATATATACACGCTTTTGAGTAAGCCATACATACGGGACAAGTGTTAATAATACCCTCTAATACTTCATGAGGCATTTTCGGACGAGGTAACAGGTATGTCTAACTTTCAAATCCATTCTCCATTTCTGCacttgttcatttttttctctctgtaATCTGTTCCATAAactcattttgtttgttttatttctgGGCTAATTGCCTATAATACTTGACACAACActctgaaaattaaaataaaatccaaagcACTAACTCCAACAAACTACCCCCTGCaaaaaggcccaaaagaagagcCATGGAAATTCCCTGAAAAATCAGCAAAGATTAAACATAGTAACACTCTAACACTACAGATGAACATGATAGAAGAAACAAATACAATGCAAAAAGCAGAAGACTCGGACATTGTGAAAGCAATAAGGTTCCGAAATAACCGCTCAAATTccacacaaaaaattaaaaaacatataagtTATTGCGGGCCTATTTTGTCAGggtataaaagaaaagaagctgCATGTTCAAACACGTTTATTGCTAAATCGTTCAACATATTTGAAAAAGTCAATATAAGAATTTTAGTCCAAGCAAAGCgaaaatgtcaataaattatTCTAGATACGATCAAAGTTCCAAACCTTGCTCGACTCAGGAAGTAAATCATAGGTTGTGGGCATTGATAGGAATTGAGAAATA of the Glycine max cultivar Williams 82 chromosome 13, Glycine_max_v4.0, whole genome shotgun sequence genome contains:
- the LOC111162618 gene encoding uncharacterized protein LOC111162618 — translated: MKFLFQCPCCSCFCFMKPKQGKAKVKEVKETKVEEKKVEEKIEEKKD